One segment of Triticum aestivum cultivar Chinese Spring chromosome 2A, IWGSC CS RefSeq v2.1, whole genome shotgun sequence DNA contains the following:
- the LOC123191900 gene encoding polyphenol oxidase I, chloroplastic produces the protein MSQTHSSPFYLLEFTMEISTSVARCTRMPCSLQALVPTKARQTRRLTCKATGGRVDRRDVLLGLGSAAAAGLGAQRGRGAIAAPIQAPDLGNCNPPDLPNTAPDTNCCPTSGTGIIDFVLPPASSAPLRVRPAAHLADAEYLAKYERAVALMKQLPADDPRSFEQQWRVHCAYCDGAYDQVGFPDLEIQVHNCWLFFPWHRFYLYFHERILGKLIGDDTFALPFWNWDAPDGMTLPAIYANRSSPLYNERRNPAHQPPFPVDLDFNEIDVIIPTDEQIDQNLNIMYRQMVSGAKKTRLFMGQPYRAGDQPDPGAGSVENVPHGTMHTWTGDPAQPNNEDMGNFYSAARDPIFFAHHGNIDRLWHVWRGLRPGNADFTDTDWLDTAFLFYDEEARPVRVRVRDCLDPAAMGYAYQDVGLPWLKAKPAKRSRRTPAPAAGALPATLRETVRVTVTRPQVSRSDKEKEEAEEVLIVEGIQVADHFKFVKFDVLVNAPESGGDAASGYCAGSVAMTPHMVRTNKKKGSVKTVARFGVCDLMDNIGADGDKTVVVSLVPRCGGELVTIGGVSIGYTK, from the exons ATGTCACAGACTCACAGTTCACCATTTTACCTCCTCGAGTTCACCATGGAGATCAGCACGAGCGTGGCAAGGTGCACTCGCATGCCGTGCAGCCTCCAAGCCCTCGTGCCCACGAAGGCGAGGCAGACGCGGCGCCTGACGTGCAAGGCAACCGGCGGCCGCGTCGACCGCCGCGACGTGCTCCTCGGCCTCGGCAGCGCCGCGGCGGCCGGGCTGGGCGCGCAGCGGGGCCGAGGGGCGATTGCCGCGCCCATCCAGGCCCCGGACCTCGGCAACTGCAACCCGCCCGACCTCCCGAACACGGCGCCTGACACCAACTGCTGCCCGACGTCCGGCACCGGCATCATCGACTTCGTGCTGCCGCCGGCCTCCTCGGCGCCGCTCCGCGTGCGCCCGGCCGCGCACCTGGCAGACGCGGAGTACCTGGCCAAGTACGAGCGGGCCGTGGCGCTCATGAAGCAGCTGCCCGCCGACGACCCGCGCAGCTTCGAGCAGCAGTGGCGCGTGCACTGCGCCTACTGCGACGGCGCCTACGACCAGGTCGGCTTCCCGGACCTGGAGATCCAGGTGCACAACTGCTGGCTCTTCTTCCCATGGCACAG GTTCTACCTCTACTTCCACGAGCGGATCCTCGGCAAGCTCATCGGCGACGACACCTTCGCGCTGCCCTTCTGGAACTGGGACGCGCCGGACGGCATGACGCTGCCGGCGATCTACGCCAACAGGTCGTCGCCGCTCTACAACGAGAGGCGCAACCCCGCCCACCAGCCGCCGTTCCCGGTCGACCTCGACTTCAACGAGATAGATGTCATCATCCCAACAGACGAGCAGATCGACCAGAACCTCAACATCATGTACCGCCAGATGGTGTCGGGTGCCAAGAAGACTCGGCTGTTCATGGGGCAGCCGTACCGCGCCGGCGACCAGCCGGACCCTGGCGCGGGCTCCGTGGAGAACGTGCCGCACGGCACGATGCACACCTGGACGGGCGACCCGGCGCAACCCAACAACGAGGACATGGGCAACTTCTACTCGGCGGCGCGCGACCCCATCTTCTTCGCGCACCACGGCAACATCGACCGCCTCTGGCACGTCTGGCGCGGCCTCCGCCCCGGCaacgccgacttcaccgacactgACTGGCTTGACACCGCCTTCCTCTTCTACGACGAGGAGGCCCGCCCCGTGCGCGTCCGCGTCCGCGACTGCCTCGACCCGGCCGCCATGGGGTACGCGTACCAGGACGTCGGCCTGCCGTGGCTGAAAGCCAAGCCGGCCAAGAGATCCCGCAGGACGCCGGCGCCCGCCGCGGGCGCGCTCCCGGCGACGCTGAGGGAGACCGTGCGGGTGACGGTGACAAGGCCCCAGGTGTCGAGGAGCgacaaggagaaggaggaggcggaggaggtgctGATCGTCGAGGGGATCCAGGTCGCCGACCACTTCAAGTTCGTCAAGTTCGACGTGCTGGTGAACGCGCCCGAGAGCGGAGGCGATGCCGCGTCGGGGTACTGCGCCGGCAGCGTCGCGATGACGCCGCACATGGTCCGGACGAACAAGAAGAAGGGCTCCGTGAAGACGGTGGCGAGGTTCGGCGTCTGCGACCTGATGGACAACATCGGGGCAGACGGCGACAAGACGGTGGTCGTGTCGCTTGTGCCCAGGTGCGGCGGCGAGCTGGTCACCATCGGCGGCGTCAGCATCGGCTATACCAAGTGA